In Geminocystis sp. NIES-3708, a single window of DNA contains:
- a CDS encoding biopolymer transporter ExbD — MTQLSAESKVTEKKRHHIHHGKHPVKPFKLWQDISEQEVRIEIVPMIDVIFCILTFFILAAVGFSRQQAISLNLPKAATGTAEMREMLVVSLDNRGQLYLEKQPVSQVQLYSAIKNYHSLNPSGLMVLHASQEVRYSQVIEVLDMLKEVGGERVALATLPGKSQAPNQTVDPYGGFNPYYPNYGTNQPSSQPPIQSPSQLSPQPSPQIPIPIEPPAPQ; from the coding sequence ATGACTCAATTATCCGCAGAATCAAAGGTAACTGAAAAAAAAAGACATCATATTCATCATGGAAAACATCCTGTCAAACCTTTTAAATTATGGCAAGATATTAGTGAGCAAGAAGTCAGAATCGAAATTGTACCAATGATTGACGTTATTTTTTGTATTTTAACGTTTTTCATTTTGGCAGCTGTAGGTTTTTCTCGCCAACAAGCCATTAGTTTGAATCTTCCAAAAGCGGCGACTGGCACGGCAGAAATGAGGGAGATGTTGGTAGTAAGTTTAGATAATCGGGGACAACTATATCTTGAAAAACAGCCTGTTAGTCAAGTACAACTTTATAGTGCAATCAAAAACTATCATAGTCTCAATCCCAGTGGATTAATGGTACTTCATGCTTCTCAGGAAGTGCGTTATAGTCAAGTCATTGAAGTATTAGATATGCTTAAAGAAGTAGGGGGAGAAAGAGTGGCTTTAGCAACTTTACCCGGAAAATCTCAAGCACCTAATCAAACTGTAGATCCTTATGGTGGCTTTAATCCTTATTACCCTAATTATGGTACTAATCAACCTTCCTCACAACCTCCAATTCAATCTCCCTCTCAATTATCTCCCCAACCATCTCCTCAAATTCCTATCCCAATTGAACCTCCTGCTCCTCAATAA
- the recR gene encoding recombination mediator RecR, with protein MFTPPLARLIEQLQKLPGIGPKSAQRLAFHILKRADKDAEALAQAILDAKRRVGFCQKCFHLSADPICEICRNPSRNQNLICVVEDSKDVIALEKTREYQGLYHVLGGVISPMDGITPEQLNIQPLIQRMAQGKIEEVIMAISPSIEGETTTLYVGQLLKPFTKVTRIAFGLPMGGDLEYADEVTLARALEGRRDL; from the coding sequence ATTTTTACCCCGCCATTAGCACGATTAATCGAACAATTACAAAAATTACCCGGTATCGGACCAAAAAGTGCACAAAGATTAGCCTTTCATATCCTTAAACGTGCAGATAAAGATGCTGAAGCTTTAGCCCAAGCTATTCTTGACGCAAAAAGAAGAGTCGGTTTTTGTCAAAAATGTTTTCATTTATCTGCTGATCCTATTTGTGAAATTTGTCGTAACCCCAGTAGAAATCAAAATCTTATTTGTGTAGTAGAAGATTCTAAAGATGTCATAGCCTTAGAAAAAACCAGAGAATATCAAGGTTTATATCATGTCTTAGGAGGGGTTATTTCCCCGATGGATGGAATTACACCCGAACAATTAAATATTCAACCTTTAATTCAAAGAATGGCACAGGGAAAGATTGAAGAAGTAATCATGGCAATCAGTCCTAGTATCGAAGGTGAAACCACTACTTTATATGTCGGTCAACTATTAAAACCATTTACAAAAGTCACTCGCATTGCCTTTGGTTTACCCATGGGAGGAGATTTGGAATATGCAGATGAAGTCACTTTGGCAAGAGCATTAGAAGGACGTAGAGATCTTTAA
- the pflB gene encoding formate C-acetyltransferase, with amino-acid sequence MVNLTEKTTNNPTQTPFNQAWQGFKIGQWTKEVNVRDFIQKNYTPYTGDESFLTDATSTTNSLWTEVKLLMKEEREKGVLDAETKIPSSITAYSAGYINQDLEKIVGLQTDKPLKRAIMPYGGIRVVATSLKSYGYDIDPQTEEIFTKYRKTHNDGVFSAYTTDMRKARKSGIITGLPDAYGRGRIIGDYRRVALYGVDFLINDKQAQLLSLENDIMDEDTIRLREETTEQIQALNELKEMALSYGFDISIPATTAQEAVQWTYFAYLAAVKEQNGAAMSLGRTSTFLDIYITKDLKNGIITEVQAQELIDQFVIKLRMVRFLRAPEYNQLFAADPVWVTEVIGGMGADGRALVTKNSFRFLHTLYNLGPAPEPNLTVLWSERLPTCFKHYCAKVSIDTSSIQYENDDLMHPDYGDDYGIACCVSVMKIGKQMQFFGARVNLAKALLYTINGGKDENSGVQVAPAYAPITGDYLEYEEITAKFDLLMAWLAKLYVNTLNVIHYMHDKYSYERLEMALHDRDVYRTMACGIAGLSVVADALSAIKYSRVKIIRNEAGLAVDYEVEGDYPKFGNNDDRVDSIAIGLMTKFMNQIRKNKTYRHATPTQSVLTITSNVVYGKKTGSTPDGRKAGEPFAPGANPMHGRDIKGAIASMESIAKLPYEHAQDGISYTFSIVPNALGKTSEMRIKNLAGILDGYFHNTGHHINVNVFNRDTLLDAMDHPEQYPQLTIRVSGYAVNFIKLTREQQLDVINRTFHEQL; translated from the coding sequence ATGGTTAATCTTACAGAAAAAACCACAAATAACCCTACACAAACTCCGTTTAATCAGGCTTGGCAAGGCTTTAAAATCGGTCAGTGGACAAAGGAAGTTAACGTCAGAGATTTTATTCAAAAAAATTATACCCCTTATACTGGTGATGAATCTTTTTTAACAGATGCTACTTCTACTACTAATAGTCTATGGACAGAAGTTAAACTATTAATGAAAGAAGAAAGAGAAAAAGGTGTTTTAGATGCTGAAACTAAAATTCCCTCTAGTATTACCGCTTATTCTGCCGGTTATATCAATCAAGACTTAGAAAAAATAGTTGGCTTACAAACCGATAAACCCCTTAAACGAGCAATTATGCCCTATGGTGGTATCAGAGTTGTTGCTACATCTTTGAAATCTTACGGTTATGACATAGATCCTCAAACGGAAGAAATTTTCACAAAATATCGTAAAACTCATAATGACGGTGTTTTTTCCGCTTATACTACCGACATGAGAAAAGCTCGCAAATCTGGTATTATAACTGGTTTACCTGATGCTTATGGTAGGGGACGTATTATCGGTGATTATCGTCGAGTTGCTTTATATGGTGTCGATTTTCTGATCAATGATAAACAAGCACAGCTACTTTCTCTCGAAAATGACATCATGGATGAAGACACTATTCGCTTGAGAGAGGAAACTACTGAACAAATTCAAGCCTTAAATGAGTTAAAAGAAATGGCTTTGAGTTATGGCTTTGACATCAGCATACCTGCAACAACAGCTCAAGAAGCGGTGCAATGGACTTATTTTGCTTATCTTGCCGCCGTAAAAGAACAAAATGGTGCAGCAATGTCTCTTGGTCGTACTTCGACTTTCTTAGATATTTATATTACCAAAGATCTCAAAAATGGTATTATCACTGAAGTCCAAGCTCAAGAATTAATTGATCAATTTGTGATCAAGTTACGTATGGTTCGTTTTTTGCGTGCTCCTGAATATAATCAACTTTTTGCGGCTGATCCCGTTTGGGTGACAGAAGTAATTGGTGGTATGGGTGCAGATGGAAGAGCTTTAGTAACTAAAAATAGTTTCCGTTTCTTACACACATTATATAACTTAGGTCCTGCACCTGAACCCAATTTAACGGTATTATGGTCAGAAAGATTGCCGACCTGCTTTAAACATTATTGTGCTAAAGTTTCTATCGATACCAGCTCTATTCAATACGAAAATGATGATTTGATGCACCCTGACTATGGGGATGATTATGGTATTGCCTGTTGTGTGTCTGTGATGAAAATTGGTAAACAAATGCAATTTTTTGGAGCAAGAGTCAATTTAGCCAAGGCTTTACTCTATACCATCAACGGTGGCAAAGATGAAAATAGTGGAGTACAAGTTGCTCCCGCTTACGCACCCATTACAGGAGATTATTTAGAATATGAAGAAATCACCGCAAAATTTGATTTACTCATGGCATGGTTAGCAAAATTATACGTTAACACTCTTAATGTTATTCATTATATGCACGATAAGTATTCTTATGAACGTTTAGAAATGGCATTACATGATCGAGATGTTTATCGTACAATGGCTTGTGGTATTGCTGGTTTATCAGTCGTGGCTGATGCTTTATCTGCCATTAAATATAGTCGAGTTAAAATAATTCGCAATGAAGCAGGTTTAGCCGTTGATTATGAAGTTGAAGGGGATTATCCTAAATTCGGAAATAATGATGATCGAGTTGATAGTATTGCTATTGGGTTAATGACAAAATTCATGAACCAAATTCGCAAAAATAAAACCTATCGTCATGCAACTCCCACTCAATCAGTTTTAACCATTACCTCTAATGTGGTTTATGGTAAAAAAACTGGTAGTACTCCCGACGGACGTAAAGCAGGTGAACCTTTTGCCCCTGGTGCAAATCCTATGCACGGACGTGATATAAAAGGTGCGATCGCCTCTATGGAATCCATCGCAAAATTACCTTACGAGCACGCTCAAGATGGTATATCCTATACTTTTTCTATCGTACCAAATGCTTTAGGTAAAACTTCTGAAATGCGCATTAAAAACTTAGCAGGAATTTTGGACGGTTATTTTCATAATACGGGTCATCATATAAATGTTAACGTTTTTAATCGAGATACCTTATTAGATGCCATGGATCATCCAGAACAATATCCACAATTAACCATTCGTGTTTCAGGTTATGCTGTTAACTTCATTAAACTAACCCGTGAACAACAGTTAGATGTAATTAACCGAACCTTTCACGAACAACTATAG